From a region of the Cognatiyoonia koreensis genome:
- the metF gene encoding methylenetetrahydrofolate reductase [NAD(P)H], with the protein MPKISFEFFPPKSLAASFKLWDCVNTLAPLDPAFVSVTYGAGGTTRKLTHEAVETLHAETGLRVAAHLTCVDATRTETLEIADAYAKSGVRDIVALRGDAPQATDRFTPHPEGFQSSVDLISALADTGHFNLTVGAYPEKHPEAADHAADIAYLKRKFDAGATSAITQFFFEADTFFRFRDACVKAGIDAPIIPGILPIENWNGVQKFAQSCGTAIPQVIRDGFANATRDGNTDLLSTALATELCDDLIRGGVEHLHFYTLNKPELTRDVCHALGITPKARLQKVA; encoded by the coding sequence ATGCCCAAGATCAGTTTCGAGTTCTTCCCCCCGAAATCGCTCGCCGCCTCTTTCAAACTCTGGGACTGCGTGAACACGCTTGCCCCGCTTGATCCGGCCTTTGTTTCCGTCACCTACGGTGCCGGTGGCACCACCCGCAAACTGACACACGAGGCGGTGGAAACGCTGCACGCCGAAACCGGCCTGCGTGTGGCGGCGCACCTGACCTGCGTGGATGCAACACGCACGGAAACGCTGGAAATCGCGGATGCCTACGCCAAATCAGGCGTGCGCGACATCGTGGCCCTGCGCGGTGACGCGCCACAGGCGACGGACCGGTTCACACCGCATCCAGAGGGCTTTCAAAGCTCGGTCGACCTGATCAGCGCACTTGCCGACACCGGCCATTTCAACCTGACTGTGGGGGCCTACCCCGAAAAGCACCCAGAGGCCGCAGACCACGCCGCCGATATCGCCTATCTCAAGCGCAAGTTCGACGCCGGTGCTACGTCCGCCATCACGCAGTTCTTCTTCGAGGCCGACACATTCTTTCGGTTTCGCGATGCCTGCGTCAAGGCGGGGATCGACGCGCCGATCATTCCGGGCATCCTGCCGATCGAAAACTGGAACGGCGTGCAGAAATTCGCACAAAGCTGCGGCACGGCCATCCCGCAGGTGATCCGCGACGGGTTCGCCAATGCAACGCGCGACGGCAATACGGATCTGCTGTCCACAGCGCTCGCAACGGAACTCTGCGACGATCTGATCCGGGGCGGCGTGGAACACCTGCATTTCTATACGCTGAACAAACCCGAACTGACGCGCGATGTGTGCCACGCGCTCGGTATCACGCCAAAGGCACGGCTGCAAAAAGTCGCCTGA
- a CDS encoding DUF2235 domain-containing protein, which yields MPLRDWFLGLIGRKPLHEEGAHRTRGPATHVIILDGTASSLDPGSETNAGLTFKLLREAGRRANLTVYYEAGIQWRDWRSTLDVMAGHGTNRLIRRAYGVIASRYRDGDKIILVGYSRGAFAARSLAGVIDLIGLLKADHATVSNIRTAYRHYESGAASAAAVAFRKKFCHPKVEIEAVAVWDTVKALGLRLPLIWRWTTSPHDFHSHALGNSIRNGFHALAIDERRVAYEPVMWSCPTEWKGHMEQVWFRGTHGDVGGQLSGHEAARPLSNIPLVWMLERLEMCGVPLPEGWHSRYPQDVRAPSIGAWAGWSKIFWLRRARVVGADPSESLHSTIAGTQEAEQAIAAAHS from the coding sequence GTGCCGCTGCGTGACTGGTTCCTTGGCCTTATTGGCCGCAAGCCCCTTCATGAAGAAGGGGCGCACCGTACACGCGGACCTGCCACCCATGTCATCATTCTGGACGGGACGGCGTCGAGTCTGGATCCGGGCAGCGAAACCAACGCCGGTCTGACCTTCAAGCTGCTGCGCGAAGCCGGACGGCGGGCCAATCTGACCGTCTATTACGAGGCGGGCATTCAATGGCGCGACTGGCGCAGCACATTGGATGTGATGGCCGGACATGGTACGAACCGATTGATCCGTAGGGCCTATGGCGTGATTGCCTCGCGGTATCGCGACGGCGACAAGATTATTCTGGTTGGTTATTCGCGCGGGGCGTTTGCTGCGCGATCGCTTGCGGGCGTCATCGACCTGATCGGGTTGCTCAAGGCCGATCATGCGACGGTCAGCAATATTCGCACCGCCTATCGCCACTACGAATCCGGCGCGGCCTCAGCGGCCGCTGTGGCCTTTCGCAAGAAATTCTGCCACCCCAAGGTCGAGATCGAAGCCGTCGCTGTCTGGGATACAGTCAAGGCACTGGGCTTGCGTCTGCCGCTGATCTGGCGCTGGACGACATCGCCACATGACTTTCATTCGCATGCGCTGGGCAACAGCATCCGCAACGGGTTTCATGCGCTGGCCATCGACGAACGCCGCGTCGCTTACGAACCGGTCATGTGGTCATGCCCAACCGAATGGAAGGGCCACATGGAACAGGTCTGGTTTCGTGGCACCCATGGCGACGTTGGCGGGCAGTTGAGCGGACATGAGGCCGCGCGCCCGCTGTCGAACATTCCGCTGGTCTGGATGCTGGAGCGGCTTGAAATGTGTGGTGTTCCCCTGCCTGAGGGTTGGCACAGCCGCTATCCGCAAGACGTGCGTGCGCCGTCGATTGGCGCATGGGCCGGTTGGTCCAAGATTTTCTGGTTGCGGCGCGCCCGCGTGGTTGGTGCCGACCCGTCTGAATCACTTCATTCAACGATTGCCGGAACCCAAGAGGCGGAACAGGCGATTGCGGCCGCCCATTCCTGA
- a CDS encoding xanthine dehydrogenase family protein molybdopterin-binding subunit: MDKFGKSQPVKRVEDVRFLTGAGRYVDDIAPHDALHAFVMRSPVAHGVITALDVDDAREMPGVVAVITGQDLLDAGVKVDISGGAVTNRDGSKGVKPLRPVLALDRVRHVGEAVAVVIADTYANAKDAAEAILLDVDDLPAHIDLSFSGEPLHDAAPDNQVFDWGLGDLEAVDAALESAAHVIKVDITDNRVICNAMEPRGCFAEMVDGRLHVSFNGQGVWGLKADLAKMFGMDAEDIRITNPDVGGGFGMKAFNYPEYPVVAYAARTLGRPVRWMSERTEAMLTDNAGRDLVTTATMAFDADHRIVAYHLDTVANMGAYISGFAQFIQTDLFSKVLMGTYDVQAAYMRTRGVFTNTTPVDAYRGAGRPEAIFVLERTMDEAARQLGVDPWELRKKNFIAPDQFPYTTATGVTYDVGEFARVLTRVEGEADVSGFAARKAKSAAAGKLRGQGLCYYIESILGNPSETTKVDFVEDGALIYVGTQSNGQGHETVFAQFLSDQTGIPADKIKVIQGDSDLIATGGGTGGSRSVTVQNTATLATVDKMLIDFGAFLADTEGVDAAAVSFDDERFRIAGSNLTPTMLEVADMARAAGRDDLLTHTAKITLENRSFPNGAHVAEIEIDPETGVVSVDRYTVVDDFGNLINPMLVAGQVHGGVAQGIGQALTERVVFDEDGQLLTASFMDYGMPRADNVPMIDFSTEGTPSTYNPMGMKGCGEAGTVGALAAVANAVLDAMWDEGVRAIEMPFTPHRVWQTLQQAKADSAAA, translated from the coding sequence ATGGACAAGTTCGGAAAAAGCCAGCCGGTCAAGCGGGTCGAGGATGTCCGTTTTCTGACAGGGGCGGGTCGCTATGTCGATGACATCGCACCCCATGATGCGCTGCATGCGTTTGTTATGCGCTCTCCCGTTGCCCATGGTGTGATCACCGCGCTGGACGTTGATGATGCGCGCGAGATGCCGGGTGTCGTCGCTGTCATCACCGGGCAGGATCTGCTGGATGCCGGCGTCAAGGTCGATATCAGCGGCGGTGCTGTCACGAACCGCGACGGGTCAAAGGGCGTCAAGCCGCTCCGCCCGGTTCTTGCCCTTGATCGCGTCCGCCACGTCGGTGAGGCTGTGGCCGTTGTCATCGCCGATACCTACGCAAATGCGAAGGATGCCGCCGAAGCAATCCTGTTGGACGTCGATGATTTGCCTGCGCATATCGATCTGTCCTTTTCCGGAGAGCCGCTTCACGATGCGGCCCCCGATAATCAGGTTTTTGATTGGGGTTTGGGTGATCTGGAGGCCGTCGATGCCGCTTTGGAAAGTGCCGCCCATGTGATCAAGGTCGATATCACCGACAACCGTGTGATCTGCAACGCCATGGAGCCACGCGGCTGTTTTGCCGAAATGGTCGATGGCCGCTTGCATGTGTCGTTCAACGGGCAGGGTGTCTGGGGACTGAAAGCGGACCTGGCCAAGATGTTTGGCATGGATGCCGAGGATATCCGCATCACCAACCCCGATGTGGGCGGCGGGTTTGGCATGAAGGCGTTCAACTATCCCGAATATCCCGTTGTTGCCTATGCTGCCAGGACGCTCGGCCGCCCTGTGCGCTGGATGTCGGAGCGCACCGAGGCGATGCTGACGGACAATGCCGGGCGCGATCTGGTGACGACGGCCACGATGGCCTTTGACGCCGATCATCGCATTGTCGCCTATCACCTTGATACGGTTGCGAATATGGGGGCCTATATCTCGGGCTTTGCACAGTTCATTCAGACTGATCTGTTTTCCAAGGTGCTGATGGGCACCTATGACGTGCAGGCGGCATACATGCGCACGCGCGGCGTTTTTACCAATACAACGCCTGTCGATGCCTATCGCGGCGCTGGCCGCCCAGAGGCGATTTTCGTGCTCGAACGCACCATGGACGAGGCCGCGCGCCAGCTGGGTGTCGATCCTTGGGAGTTGCGCAAGAAGAACTTTATCGCCCCCGACCAGTTTCCCTACACGACCGCGACAGGTGTCACCTATGACGTCGGTGAATTCGCGCGCGTCCTGACGCGGGTGGAGGGCGAGGCGGATGTCAGTGGCTTTGCCGCGCGCAAGGCCAAGAGCGCTGCCGCCGGAAAGCTGCGCGGGCAGGGGCTTTGCTATTACATCGAAAGCATTCTTGGAAATCCGTCCGAGACGACCAAGGTCGATTTCGTCGAAGACGGCGCGTTGATCTATGTTGGCACGCAATCGAACGGGCAAGGCCATGAAACCGTTTTCGCGCAATTCCTGTCAGACCAGACGGGTATCCCTGCGGACAAGATCAAGGTCATTCAGGGAGATAGCGATCTGATCGCGACGGGCGGCGGCACAGGTGGATCACGGTCCGTTACGGTGCAAAACACCGCGACGCTGGCGACGGTGGACAAGATGCTGATCGACTTCGGCGCGTTTCTTGCAGACACCGAAGGTGTCGATGCTGCTGCTGTGAGTTTCGATGACGAACGGTTCCGCATCGCCGGATCGAACCTGACCCCCACAATGCTGGAGGTCGCAGATATGGCCCGCGCCGCAGGGCGTGACGATCTGCTGACCCACACGGCGAAGATCACGCTGGAAAACCGGTCATTCCCCAACGGTGCGCATGTTGCCGAGATCGAGATCGACCCTGAAACCGGCGTTGTCAGTGTGGATCGCTACACTGTCGTTGACGATTTCGGAAACCTGATCAATCCGATGCTTGTGGCCGGTCAGGTGCACGGCGGCGTGGCCCAAGGTATCGGGCAGGCGCTGACCGAGCGGGTTGTCTTTGATGAGGACGGCCAACTGCTCACGGCGAGTTTTATGGACTATGGAATGCCGCGGGCGGACAATGTGCCTATGATCGATTTCTCGACCGAGGGGACACCCAGCACATATAACCCCATGGGCATGAAGGGTTGTGGCGAAGCGGGCACTGTCGGGGCGCTGGCCGCGGTTGCAAATGCTGTCCTTGATGCGATGTGGGACGAAGGTGTGCGCGCCATTGAAATGCCGTTCACGCCGCACCGTGTCTGGCAAACCCTGCAACAGGCGAAGGCAGACAGTGCCGCTGCGTGA